TCATTAGTCATCAGGATGCCACTAGAAGGTTGCCACAACTGGGGTTGCACACTGGCAGTGGCCTACAGGAATGaatatcatcaaataaaatataattcccATTCCCAATTATATGATTAGAGAAGGTAGTTGGAAGACTAATTTTGCACATTCCCCAAACCTTGCCAGTTGAATTACGGTCATTTCGCTGCCATTTCCAGAGCAGATGAATGGCATTTGAAGCTAACGCCAGGATAGCATTACCTGAATTAGTATATATCAACCTTGATATCTGTCATAACAAAGATGCGGATAATCAGAACAATTTTAGTTTTGGAGAGGGTATCAGGTTACAAGAAGGAAATTCAATGGTGGTCTTAACATAGTATTCATCAGTATAAAGAAATAAAGGACAGATGATAGAACCCATGACCTTGTACACAAAGTATTCTACGTATAGATGAGCTCCTAGTCCACAAAGTTACAAAAATTAAAGGTATATTATAAAGGAAATATACAGACATTACATATTCCTTGCTCGTTTGTTGTCCAATTGAAACCAAGTtcattgaaaaagatgaatttcaatgaaataaaaatgcTATGAAAATTGGAATGGGTATTTGATATAATTAATGACAtgaacacttaaaaaaaacagttattaagtaaataaaatacctTGTTCACCCTGACATTCTCAGGCAGCTTCAAGGATCTACATTGAGATGGTTCATTGATTTCAGTGAGCTTCCATATCTTCGACTTATCATTGGATTCTTCACTTATTCTAGGTTTAACATCACCCAAGTTTCGGGCATCCCCGTTCTGATGATTTGAAATTGACAGATAGtatcaataataacaaaaacaaaagtaattGAAATTGACAGATAGtatcaataataacaaaaacaaaagtaagTAGTAACgataataaatacattaaaaaatcacAGTGACAGGTTTTATCGGTTAATCCACTTTTGACTTTTCCATTGGGATAGGAGTTGcataataagcaaaaaaaaatcataaaaaaagccAACAAGTGGCATTCAAGTCAATAACATGCCACTGATATATAGAGAAGATAAACAGACCATCGCAGTAATCGCTACCACAGACGAGGCCCTCTCTGCAAGTGCAGCACTAGTTGCAGCAGCGGCGGCTGCTGAAATTGGATTTATTGTAGGCTGTCACAAATATAATATGTCAGACTAGATTTTATTAATATGAGGAAAGGAAAGTATAAAATCTATATAAATCTACCTTTGTCATGGCTTCCGATGTTCTTGATGTATCATATAAAGAATTTTCTAATGTGCGTAACAAACGAATACCATCTGCATTGGCTAAGATTTTAATTCCATTCTCATTTGCAGAAACAGCTAAAAGAGCTCCATCCTTGTTAAAACGGATTCGTGGGCTTGCCTAGAATATAAGGTTACAATTAGCAACTACTATTTGCAGAGACTGGCTATCCAATttgcaataaaataatgaaCTTACAGGGAGACCCCCATCAGCATCAACAGTTGTCAAAAGCTGAATATTGTCCATATCCCAGAATTTAATGGAGAAATCATCGCCTGCAGCCAAATATCGATTTTTGGTTGTATCAAATTGTACAACACCCAAAGATCGTTTCCGAAATCCTTGATAAGTCCTTTTCACAGCTCCTTCACTTTCATTCCACTCAACAATAGAGGATTCCCCTTCCTTACTTGTCCCACATGAGAAGAGTCTATAAAATACATTCAAgccaaaaagaaaatgtttgaGCAAAAATAGATCAAAACAGATAGTATAATTCAATAATACAAGTAGCCATGGTTGGGTATATAAACCTTGTACCATCAGCACTATAGGCCATGGTTGTACACCATCGTCCAGGAGCTTCATAATCAACACGAGATCCCAAATTATCATACAACCATGCTTTTATCTTTCCATCTAATGCCGTTGAAAAGATGAACTATAGCATAAGAAAGAGTTTCAACAAGAAAACGAATTAGAAACATTGTCAAAGGATTTTCTATGGGGCACTCTACCAATAGGGCTAAAGGAATCATATGGAAACAAACTCAACCAACGTTTTCCCATAGGTATCAAAGTCAACTTGTACCTGAATGTTTTCTTTATAATGCGGACAGATAGAATAAACTGGAGCCTCATGACCTTCGAAAGTATACTGTTTCGCACCCGTAGCAGCATCCCAAACCTTAAGTTGCATAATTTAGTTAGTGACATATTATCTTCAGTTCTTCACTTAAGAAATCCAAGCTCATGCTTTGACAAACCTACCTTAATGGTCTTATCATCACCACAGGTTATGACACATAGTTGCTTATTTGGGTGAGAAAACGCTAGATCATTTACTCCACCAACATGAGCATCAATCTAGAAAAGTTCACAAGTAAACAATTACAAAAAAGTATACATAAAACCTAAAGTAGAAAGAACTATTCATTATTCAAGTGTTTGCATGCATGAATACCTCCAGATGCTGTCCAACATCATCCCCGCCATGGTAAGAGTATATCTGAACGATGTGCCTTGAGTAAGCAACTCCTGTTTAACAGAAAAACTCACAAATAAGTGATTTGTATATTTGAGTTCTGAGAGTAAATATTACTAGGATCAATAGATTAaatttgaagaatttaaaaACTCACCGAATAAAGCCCCATCAGGACTCCAAATCACACGGTTGACAGAAACACCTGGATCTTTGACAAGAGCAGCCTGAATTGATTatgattagttttattttcagttACTGCAAACTTACAAGTTTCAGGGTTTGGTACAAATATTCATCACAAATATCAATGGATAAAGGTGAGAAAGGACAACCTGAAAGGGCATTGAACAAGCACTAAGATCCCAAACTTTAAAGTTCCTCATGAGCAATCGCTCCCTAGAGCCCACTTCCCATAAAGCAATGTCCCCCACATTCGTACCAACTGACACATTGcatcaagaaaaaaattcagTCAATTTCCAGTACGAATAGTACATACGTCTAACAAATAATCATGTCAATAACACTAACAAAAGGCCTTAAAAGAGTAGCAGACCAAGAAGCAGTGTCTGTTGAACTGGATGAAAGTCCATGCTCATAGGAGATGAGCCTTGGTTCAGACTTCGCATGGCAGTCTTTGGCAAGTCATCAGGTGCATTAAAAGCCTGACCATGACCATGACCAGGGAACGTTGCTGACAAAACATTGACAGGCAGATTTACCTGCACAAAATAAAGATTGATAGCAGAAATGTGAGATAATAACTTGTATTGGTATGAGTTCCAAGACCAAGTATGATGTTTCCATAAATGACACCAGACCTCATCTGACATTCCAATTGGTCTTGTTCTCTTAGAAACATGATCTGAATCACCAGATGGATAGTCAACAGAAGGATTAGTTGGAGGGGTCCTAGGGTGCTTCAAAGCAGCTTAAAAAGACAAGGAGCATCAGAGATCAAAGATTATACAAACCAAACATAGCTCATGAAGAGTTGGAGAATgatagaaagaaaatgaatgtagTACCAGGGATTGATGGCGCACCAAGACCTATAGCTCCTCCCGAAACTGCAGGATGTGCTACAGTGGTTGGATTTGACATCCAACCAGCCAGGGGTGTTGGCACAGGAGCTGGAGTGGGTTGAAAAGGCTATACACATGAACCACAGCACAGAGTCCAGCAACATAATAAGAACCAAAAGATAACAACATATTATACAATTCTTATGAAACCAAATCAGTTTAGTAGCCCACCCCATGTGCACCAAGAGGAGGAAATCCTCCAGCCTTTGGTAATGATCCTAGTAGTGGATTATTAGCAGGTGATGGAGCCCGTGCACCATTTGGTTGTCCACATGAATGATCCAcaaaaagagtttttatatcTGGATTTGGCCGTGGATTCTTACAAAGTTGGTGCTGCCAATTCAAGCTGAAATTTAATTTGGAAACaggaaaatgaaggaaaaaaaaatcagttatcTCATAATATAAGATTGTCTAATCAGTTGTTTATAGAGCAATACAATGCAAAAAGTCTATGCAGTAACCCCTCTACATGCAGAAGCTCCATTACATACAAATTATCTAATGAAAAGAAGCATTGAGGCAGGAACTATGCAGCCAAGAATTGGCggatacataataaaaaattctatgaataaaattaacaatgGTGCCAGACATCCTATCACTGATGAAAAATTCAATAGGAGTTGAATGGTTGGAATCTTGGATAACAACAACATAAGGCATGTCTaaccaaataaaacaaaaacgtaaatatggaagatggaagATGAGCTCCTTCAATTGTAAGTAAAGATACCAAAAGCAATCTCATGCCTGTAGTAAGTTATTACATGCAGTGCACAAAGTACTGTTGTATATTTATTGACAATATCTTAGACTTTGAATGAATTACCTTTGATTGATTAGAGTCCGTAGCCTTGAGTTTTTAAGGTTAGGAAATTGCAATTTGTCACGAAATAAGGGATTGGCCTCAATCAACTTTTTGAGCTCAACCAACATGATTGCCCTTGCAGACTTTGTATCACCATACTTAGACAATTGCTCATTTTCCCTATAATGCCAGAAATCATTTTCTGTTTCTTACAGAAGTTTTACACCAAGCTAAGAATTATATACATACCTAAAATTCTCCAATGTCAAAAGCTGTGTGATTTCCTTAAACAGTTCTTCATTAAATGTGGCAAAGACTTTCAAATCCTTCACTAATATTTCTACAGCCTTAGACCGATCATGCCtaccaaaatattaattacaacaGCCAAGTTCAatacttattaaaaaagaatGCTGAGTGTCAATAGAATACATATGTGAACTTGTTGTGAGCTTACTTATCTAATGCCTCCAGGTACTTCTGCTtcctaatttcaaaaaatatcttcATAGAATACCTATTATCATCCACTTTGGTGAAACCAGAGAGGTACCTCTCAACCTCATCCCAATTACCATTGTGCACTTCATCCTCGAAATATTTCATGTTAAAGAAAAACCCAGACTCCTGCTCAAGcctattatttaaaaagaaaaaagaaaaaaaaaaaagggtcaaATAATGTGATAAAACCTAATCAACACTAGagataaacaataataataataataataacaacaacaacaacaacaaaagtgaAATGGAACAAGCCCCACTTGTGAACAGTTTCTTTGAACTTTTCCTCATCCAGAAACTGCAAGATCAAGAACACCAACTCCCTACTTAGAGATGACATCGTAACCGCCTCGTCTTCGATTAGACCAGCACCAAAATGAGCAACTATAAACTAGATCTGCgggaaaacaattattttaaaaaatgagcgGTTAGAGAAATTGCACGTCGACCAGTAACGAAAAATGCAGAAAAGAAAATCCACACCGAGAGTGAATCATTTGACTAGCCCCAGCAAAGCATTTAGGGAAGAAAACCTTCCATGTCCGAAAAATCAAGGTTAATAGGGGCAAAAACGAAACGAAAGGGCAAAAGAAATTGAGTGTATCCCATAAGATCAAAGGGCAACAAAAGAAAGCAGCTTTAATCCCATGAGGGAATCCAAGACgcaagagaaaaaaatcaaaaagtgTTCATAAAAGGAAACAAACAAGGAAAAGTCGAAATTAAAATACACATAAAAGTTACAGACTTTAAAGCAACAGATTCGGAAacttgaaagagagagaaagggttTGGTTTGGAGAAACTCTCACCTTCAAAGCTCTCTCACACACACGGAAAGAAAGGTCCCCCGAAGAATATAGaacgcaccaccaccaccaccaccactccaCAACACAACTAGAGAAGAGACCAAAAACACCAAAAGACCAaacctttctctttctctctcttctcttctatTCCACTTTCTCTCTCCTGCAAGAAATGTCCTAATATACTCTCACTCACTCTATCTCTAAttacctctttctctctctctctaaatatatatataggacaCATGAACTTGCTCAAATAGTAGGTGTTTTTTATATAGGAGGCGACAAGGAAGGGAGATGATAAGTAGAATTACTTATAAACTAGTGATTATCAGTAGTGTCAATAAGCTATAAGAGAAGCACAATAGCTTATATTTCAAGTGCAGTTTAATGCGGGGCCCACTAAGCCGGCTTCGTTTTGTCTAAAAAATCGGCTCGGAATCTCGAGCTGACAGCTGTTCATCGGCTCGGAGTAAAACTAGAAGATGGGTACTGTTTTCTACTTCCACACCTAGGGTCTTATCTCAGATCTGTAGCGTTGATTCAGAATTTCACTTGACGGAGAAGTATTATTTGAGAGATCGTAGGGATGATAAGCGACGAAGAGTTGTTGGGAAAAGGAGAGGATAATTGCCCTCGAGTAACAACAAAGTATCTCGGACGGACGGGTCCCCAAAGTATTTGGCCTCAGTGTTTGGAGAATATTACGGTGTCTGCCATGGAGGGATGGCACTTATTGTATCACGTGATACAGTCCATGATTGCGATACGATATGTCGATATTATGAGATGGAGTAAAGAATCGCGATATGGGTGTTAATAAAAGTAAGTGAAGTGAATTAAATGTCCCTGTCAAATGTGTTGGTCCACCTCTTTCTCCAAACCAGACATAAAATGCGTAATTAGGAGAAAGATTACACTAAACACTTTGTTTAGTTGTGAgaaatgaagaataaaaagaagtgaattaatatagaaaaatgGTGGACAATAAGGTTATTTAGTAAAAgtgaaataaagtaaaaatagaaaacagaaaaataaatatttaataataatagaattaattttaaaatatattgtttttatttctaaccactcaaaaatattaaaaagtataaaatgtcacaaaataacattttaaaccgttaggaaacaaaaataaatgtctTTATCACACTGTTTTTCGCGTTTAAATTGCCACCAAACATTATTTCCAACCTTAATATATTGTGCTTTTTTGCTCAGTTTGTGATCATAAAAGTATATGATATGGGTTGTACCACTTTTTCTGTTCCTTTCACACCTTTGTCATCACAAAAAAAGAACTaactcttttcattttttacctcttttttatttttttccatttcagTTCTCATCTTTGCAATACAACCAAATAAACCATAAAGGTGGTTAATATACtcgtaaataaaaattaagtatcgataaaactaattaatattttttacaaatgtaatggtgacaaaaaaataatatttttttgttatttttaactttttagacATTGTAAATATAACTTTGAGTACTAATAATGCATAGTTgttatcataattttatgagATCTTATAATTCTACATAGATTTAAATACTTACAAATGAAATTCAGTTGCTGATGtgaatgattaatttaattttgagatcctaccatgcttaaaaaatattttatttattgtataaatttattaagCAATTGTTATTTTATACAAGTAACGTCATATCATTTgctctagagaagaaaaaaaagttaaataatagtatttaaatttaaacaactcATGAGCACTTCTAAATACTCTtacaaaacaaatatacaaatatacaaATAGCAATAGAAATAGCATGTAATTGTAGGCaatttttacttataattttagTAACTTAATTTTTAGACTATCATCTCAGGAAAGACTCTATTTAATTACTATATTTGACCCAATAATTCTTCTGACAATTATGTTTATgaaaaattctcaatcaaagaaaaaaattgacactagtattattaataaattttttgtcatttatgaataatttaatgTATTGTTCTAGTATATGataattaaagaagaagaaaacaaatgaaTTATCTAGACACGCTCGAATATGTTTAGAAACTCATCCAAGAGTGTTTCTGTATTCTATATTATTTatgcataaaaatattattattatttcataaaatataaatcatgagtttttaatttaataatgcaACACAAACAAACAAGTGATATGCATTCACATGATAATGCAATAAGTTGAAGCTAAGCAATTAATGATATCATCTTATTCACAATTTTCTACGTTCCTGAATATGCATGCTTAAACTAGTGGCATTACTAAGAAACAAATAGcattattatcatatatatatatatatatatatatatatatatatatatatatatatatatatatatatatatatatagcgcGAGAGAGAGATAGAACTAGCCAGCAAAAGTGTACGTTCACGCTGAGGATCACAACAAGCTATGGGAATGGGATGGCCCCTCTAAAAAAAATGCCCAAAACAAATTGAAATGCATGCCTTCCCCACCATACTGCTTTCTTCCTTCCTACCAAATAAAGCAACACAATAAGTGCTTTTACgttatatatttattcttatcctactattttcttttcaatattaaaaaaaaatactcattttgtTGGGAGATGATAAAACACTGAttactaaaagaagaaaatttaaatttaacctTCCAAAAGTAGGAcaaattgattatataaataatttaatgacaattcaatctataatttttacaacttattattaatttcataaaaaaaattattgtcaaattagtttttaaatttaataaaaaataattttaaaatttaatgatgagATTAATTTAtcgtaaattaaattttttacatatttaatgattaactttaaatttttactttttagagaTGAATTCGTTGTCATCGTGTTcacaattttaatgaaaaaatggaTATTTAAGCTGTTAAAAATAACAGTTGGGAAATGGGACGCGTCGTCCATGGTGCTGCGAAACGAAAGATGGTGGAAAAGGCCAAGAAAAGCTCAAAGATTCGACTGAAAATTTTATAGAGAAGAGTCCACAAACCACTAAGGTCAACTTTACTCAATAGATTTGAGAGAATATAGTACATCATTCTAAAAAAGATACACTAATTACAATAAACAAAGTTGTTTTGGGCACAATACAATAAACTAATCATAAGATGCATTATACTACTACGACGACGTAATAATTAAGATAGAAATTAGGAAGCATGAATATTTGAGAAGGGAGGGGAGGCCCACGAAGCACTGAGGAATGACATTGACAAGGTACAAAATAAAGGGGGTTGGGTGGGGCCcgcacaagaagaagaagatagcCAAGGATAGGGGTAGGGGTAGCTCTTCCCTGTTATGCTTCTTGTTTGGTCATTGGTGGAGTGCAGTGCAGTGAATGGGACTTGCTCTTGGAGCGCGTCACATCCACGTTCttgctcttttttctttttttatgctcTCATTAGGATTGGTTAACCGAAACCACCGaccatacttttttttcttacactttaaacatgttttatgaaaaaaaattaatggacaCGCTAAACTCCTATGCaacatctaaaaaaatataagtattacAGGTTTTTatgtgataaaaagaaaattagagaaaaatgaGAAGTGATTAggcatttaaaataataagaaatttttgtatCATTAGTCATATTTGATTATTGTACCCCTACGGTCATCGGCACTCGAGGCAGATAGCACCACGAGTAAGTCATAAGTCATAACCGTCCATATATGATATGCGTATGAGAATCTCGGATAGTTGCTATATACATTAGTTATAATATGCTTTTGGCTTAGGTGTTTTGTTTTCCTAGATACAAGAACCAtcattatcttatattttaagataaatagttatttttcttaCTCAATGTATAATtcattaataaatatgttcttgaaatatgaaaatataaaatttagtctctgAAAATATAAAGAGTGTGACAAATATAACCGACCGCTAACTTTCATtcgtcaccgttaataaaataacttacGTATCACAGAtggacaaatttgtcactgaaatgattgttaACGTGGATTGTGAACACAATGACatatttgttataatatttttttgacttttcgtctACAACAAATATATTTGAACGTTAATAATAGACAgtgactaataataataattattattatgtatttgtAATTTACTACTCCTATTCGTTTAGtatttatgtaatatattttttaaattacattttaatatatttttttttattattttgatttccttgttgaaccttaatctttgttgttaaaacctttttttatcttatatcttataattttatcaaatttctactaaatttctcacttttaatctttacaATTATTCCATATCTCAATTTCAACTTAAATATCCTTATATTTagcttaaaaataatatgtcgagagtttTGAGTAACAAAAACACAACAGGTCGCgagaccaaatttatttatttttaaaaaaaattaatcaactattttttttaaaaaaaaaagtctcacaaaatttaaactagataaaactaacaaaatttaaactagataaaactaaagtagaattataagtatttttccttaatcaatagtatatatatatatacctcaaatATGAAAAATCCCTTGGATAACGTGCTTTCATAGGAGACAacacttattatacataatatgaatgaaattaaaacaattattaacaaataaaaaatctaaataaatttaaataaaaaatataataatgtttaaACTAATACAAAAGTTaacttaaaaaaactaatacataAGTTTATTCTTTGGGACCTAGAATTGTTCTCTCGCTAACTCAAGGGCTACAATGACCTTGCATTCCATTTGACATATTGTGTCAGagtacataataaaaattaataattaattgaagaaacaaaaaattttaagaaataaaaggctttcatttttttaaatagtaactcaatttttttatatcataaaactaaagaaatttattttattttggaaaataagtagttatattgattaattaaaaaactatttaacaatttgatagatgattaaataaataaataatcaaagtataaggctgtattttactattttattaatccATTTTTCCCTAGCTTCTCTCCTatataattcattattaatgtttagATATATTAGTTGCACTTTTTATACCTTTGGGGACTAAAGTTTGCATTTTTCATGGGACGCATTTGTCATCGGAATGAGAagacgaaaaataaaaaaaatatcatgacaAATATGTCCTTGTATTGGTAATTCACGTTggcaatcatttcagtgacaaatttgtccctcCATGCCACGTAGGCCATTTTATTAACAGTGACAAACAAAAGTTAACGGCCGGATATATTTGTcgtactttttacacttttagggactaaattttgtatttttatctttcaatgaTGCATTGATTACAcattgaaagataaaagtgGTTATCCCTATATTTTATGCTAAttttactataataataataataataataataataaaagattataaaaaggtataatattataatatatttatatcaccctaaaaaaattcattgcagCTGGCCGTTTCCATTGTGTCTGCACAGTACATGTCCACAGGAGTTTCTCCACCCAGACCAACATTTGGGCCCACTATATCTGTCCACGGCCACAGCATATATTGACTATCACCATCAGGATCATTTCTTTCTTGtttcaaaataatgtaattttaaaaggtttaaatgt
The nucleotide sequence above comes from Glycine soja cultivar W05 chromosome 11, ASM419377v2, whole genome shotgun sequence. Encoded proteins:
- the LOC114375312 gene encoding protein TOPLESS isoform X2 — its product is MSSLSRELVFLILQFLDEEKFKETVHKLEQESGFFFNMKYFEDEVHNGNWDEVERYLSGFTKVDDNRYSMKIFFEIRKQKYLEALDKHDRSKAVEILVKDLKVFATFNEELFKEITQLLTLENFRENEQLSKYGDTKSARAIMLVELKKLIEANPLFRDKLQFPNLKNSRLRTLINQSLNWQHQLCKNPRPNPDIKTLFVDHSCGQPNGARAPSPANNPLLGSLPKAGGFPPLGAHGPFQPTPAPVPTPLAGWMSNPTTVAHPAVSGGAIGLGAPSIPDHVSKRTRPIGMSDEVNLPVNVLSATFPGHGHGQAFNAPDDLPKTAMRSLNQGSSPMSMDFHPVQQTLLLVGTNVGDIALWEVGSRERLLMRNFKVWDLSACSMPFQAALVKDPGVSVNRVIWSPDGALFGVAYSRHIVQIYSYHGGDDVGQHLEIDAHVGGVNDLAFSHPNKQLCVITCGDDKTIKVWDAATGAKQYTFEGHEAPVYSICPHYKENIQFIFSTALDGKIKAWLYDNLGSRVDYEAPGRWCTTMAYSADGTRLFSCGTSKEGESSIVEWNESEGAVKRTYQGFRKRSLGVVQFDTTKNRYLAAGDDFSIKFWDMDNIQLLTTVDADGGLPASPRIRFNKDGALLAVSANENGIKILANADGIRLLRTLENSLYDTSRTSEAMTKPTINPISAAAAAATSAALAERASSVVAITAMNGDARNLGDVKPRISEESNDKSKIWKLTEINEPSQCRSLKLPENVRVNKISRLIYTNSGNAILALASNAIHLLWKWQRNDRNSTGKATASVQPQLWQPSSGILMTNDITDNNTEDAVPCFALSKNDSYVMSASGGKISLFNMMTFKTMTTFMPPPPAATFLAFHPQDNNIIAIGMDDSSIQIYNVRVDEVKSKLKGHTKRITGLAFSHVLNVLVSSGADAQICVWNTDGWEKQKSRFLQLPAGRTPPAQADTRVQFHQDQIRFLVVHETQLAIYEATKLECLKQWFPRDSSAPISHATFSCDSQLIYASFLDATVCVLSVSNLRLRCRINPSAYLSASVSSNVQPLVIAAHPQEPNQFAVGLSDGGVHVFEPHESEGKWGVPPPIENGSTSNMAATSVGASSDEAQR
- the LOC114375312 gene encoding topless-related protein 1 isoform X1, which gives rise to MSSLSRELVFLILQFLDEEKFKETVHKLEQESGFFFNMKYFEDEVHNGNWDEVERYLSGFTKVDDNRYSMKIFFEIRKQKYLEALDKHDRSKAVEILVKDLKVFATFNEELFKEITQLLTLENFRENEQLSKYGDTKSARAIMLVELKKLIEANPLFRDKLQFPNLKNSRLRTLINQSLNWQHQLCKNPRPNPDIKTLFVDHSCGQPNGARAPSPANNPLLGSLPKAGGFPPLGAHGPFQPTPAPVPTPLAGWMSNPTTVAHPAVSGGAIGLGAPSIPAALKHPRTPPTNPSVDYPSGDSDHVSKRTRPIGMSDEVNLPVNVLSATFPGHGHGQAFNAPDDLPKTAMRSLNQGSSPMSMDFHPVQQTLLLVGTNVGDIALWEVGSRERLLMRNFKVWDLSACSMPFQAALVKDPGVSVNRVIWSPDGALFGVAYSRHIVQIYSYHGGDDVGQHLEIDAHVGGVNDLAFSHPNKQLCVITCGDDKTIKVWDAATGAKQYTFEGHEAPVYSICPHYKENIQFIFSTALDGKIKAWLYDNLGSRVDYEAPGRWCTTMAYSADGTRLFSCGTSKEGESSIVEWNESEGAVKRTYQGFRKRSLGVVQFDTTKNRYLAAGDDFSIKFWDMDNIQLLTTVDADGGLPASPRIRFNKDGALLAVSANENGIKILANADGIRLLRTLENSLYDTSRTSEAMTKPTINPISAAAAAATSAALAERASSVVAITAMNGDARNLGDVKPRISEESNDKSKIWKLTEINEPSQCRSLKLPENVRVNKISRLIYTNSGNAILALASNAIHLLWKWQRNDRNSTGKATASVQPQLWQPSSGILMTNDITDNNTEDAVPCFALSKNDSYVMSASGGKISLFNMMTFKTMTTFMPPPPAATFLAFHPQDNNIIAIGMDDSSIQIYNVRVDEVKSKLKGHTKRITGLAFSHVLNVLVSSGADAQICVWNTDGWEKQKSRFLQLPAGRTPPAQADTRVQFHQDQIRFLVVHETQLAIYEATKLECLKQWFPRDSSAPISHATFSCDSQLIYASFLDATVCVLSVSNLRLRCRINPSAYLSASVSSNVQPLVIAAHPQEPNQFAVGLSDGGVHVFEPHESEGKWGVPPPIENGSTSNMAATSVGASSDEAQR